The following are encoded together in the Pelomicrobium methylotrophicum genome:
- the recG gene encoding ATP-dependent DNA helicase RecG codes for MPHPIFAGVGAATLEKLRRLGIQAPFDLVLHLPLRYEDETRIVPIAEARDGGPVQVEGVIVSSEILHRPRRQLVVRVSDGTGELTARYLHFYPNQARLLAPGRRVRLHGELRAGFLAPEMVHPRFRVVAPGEPLPSTLTPVYPTTAGLAQMTLRRLIQRALAGMALDETLPAPMRAAHALQGFEESVRYLHAPPPGADERALAERTHPAWRRVKFDELLAQQLSMRLHYRQRRARVAPRLPARGTLTRRLIESLPFRLTRAQEAAFREISRDMGEAHPMQRLLQGDVGSGKTIVAALAALQAAENGYQTAVMAPTELLAEQHYRKLSQWLEPLGVKVAWLTGSQKKRVREEALEQVAEGEALVAVGTHALFQDEVRFQRLGLAVIDEQHRFGVHQRLALRLKGDHPHQLMMSATPIPRTLAMSYYADLDVSVIAELPPGRTPVATRLVADSRRDEVIARVRNACMEGRQAYWVCPLIEESETLQLKTALETFERLKNTFPELKVGLVHGRLKPEDKAQVMDAFQRGEIQLLVATTVIEVGVDVPNASLMVIDHAERLGLAQLHQLRGRVGRGAERSVCILLYETPLGPAARERLRIMYENADGFEIARHDLRLRGPGEFLGARQSGVPLLRFADLEKDQDLLEAARETAKEMLERFPDHARRHLERWMGLRHEYLKV; via the coding sequence ATCCCTCATCCGATCTTCGCCGGGGTCGGGGCAGCGACGCTGGAGAAGCTGCGCCGGCTCGGCATCCAGGCGCCCTTCGACCTGGTGCTGCACTTGCCGCTGCGCTACGAGGACGAGACTCGCATTGTCCCCATCGCCGAAGCCCGGGACGGCGGGCCGGTGCAGGTGGAGGGGGTGATCGTGAGCAGCGAGATCCTCCACCGGCCCCGGCGCCAACTGGTGGTGCGTGTCTCCGACGGCACCGGAGAGCTCACTGCGCGCTACCTGCACTTCTATCCGAACCAAGCCCGGCTGCTGGCCCCGGGGCGGCGGGTGCGGCTGCACGGGGAGCTGCGGGCGGGATTTCTCGCCCCGGAGATGGTCCACCCGCGGTTTCGCGTCGTCGCGCCGGGCGAGCCCCTGCCCAGCACCTTGACGCCCGTGTATCCCACCACGGCGGGACTGGCCCAGATGACGCTGCGCCGGCTGATCCAGCGGGCGCTCGCCGGGATGGCCCTCGATGAAACACTGCCTGCCCCGATGCGGGCGGCGCACGCGCTTCAGGGCTTCGAAGAAAGCGTACGCTATCTCCATGCGCCACCGCCCGGCGCTGACGAGCGGGCGCTGGCCGAACGCACGCACCCGGCATGGCGGCGGGTCAAGTTCGACGAGCTGTTGGCTCAACAACTGTCCATGCGTCTGCACTACCGGCAGCGCCGCGCCCGCGTCGCGCCGCGGCTGCCGGCGCGGGGCACCCTCACCCGGCGACTGATCGAATCGCTGCCCTTTCGGCTCACCCGGGCGCAGGAAGCGGCGTTTCGCGAGATCAGCCGGGACATGGGGGAAGCACACCCGATGCAGCGGCTGCTTCAGGGGGACGTAGGCAGCGGCAAAACCATCGTGGCCGCCCTGGCGGCCTTGCAGGCAGCGGAGAACGGTTACCAAACCGCGGTCATGGCGCCCACCGAGCTCCTGGCCGAGCAGCACTACCGCAAGCTTTCCCAGTGGCTGGAGCCGCTCGGTGTGAAGGTGGCGTGGTTGACGGGCAGTCAAAAGAAGCGGGTCAGGGAGGAAGCGCTCGAGCAGGTGGCCGAGGGAGAAGCGCTGGTGGCCGTGGGCACCCACGCCCTGTTCCAGGACGAGGTCCGGTTCCAACGTCTGGGGCTCGCCGTGATCGACGAGCAGCACCGTTTCGGCGTGCACCAGCGCCTGGCCCTGCGCTTGAAGGGCGACCATCCCCACCAACTCATGATGAGCGCAACGCCCATTCCGCGCACCCTCGCCATGAGCTACTATGCCGACCTGGACGTCTCCGTCATCGCCGAGCTGCCGCCGGGGCGCACGCCGGTTGCAACACGCCTCGTGGCCGACAGCCGGCGCGACGAGGTGATCGCGCGGGTGCGCAACGCGTGCATGGAAGGGCGGCAGGCCTATTGGGTGTGCCCCTTGATTGAAGAGTCGGAAACGCTGCAGCTCAAGACCGCCCTCGAAACCTTCGAGCGTTTAAAAAACACCTTTCCCGAACTCAAGGTGGGCCTCGTCCACGGGCGGCTTAAGCCCGAGGACAAGGCGCAGGTGATGGACGCGTTCCAGCGGGGAGAGATCCAGCTGCTGGTGGCCACCACCGTCATCGAGGTCGGCGTGGACGTGCCCAACGCTTCCCTCATGGTGATCGACCATGCCGAGCGCCTGGGGCTCGCGCAGCTTCACCAGTTGCGGGGCCGCGTGGGGCGCGGGGCCGAAAGAAGCGTGTGCATCCTGCTCTACGAGACGCCGCTCGGGCCAGCCGCCCGGGAGCGGCTGCGCATCATGTACGAGAATGCCGACGGCTTCGAGATCGCCCGCCACGACCTGCGGCTGAGGGGGCCAGGGGAGTTTCTGGGGGCGCGTCAGAGCGGCGTGCCGCTGCTGCGCTTCGCCGATCTGGAGAAGGATCAGGATCTGCTGGAAGCGGCGCGCGAGACGGCCAAGGAGATGCTGGAGCGCTTCCCCGACCACGCCCGCCGCCATCTTGAGCGTTGGATGGGTCTGCGACACGAATACCTCAAGGTCTAG
- a CDS encoding chorismate--pyruvate lyase family protein — translation MEAAPRSICWRSRLEGCPDGYRRWLLNRGSLTARIRRACPAFSVQHVAQGLAQPFPDERERLGLRPRELALVREVFLCCGDVPVVFAHSVVARRDLNGPWRWLSRLGARPLGEALFTDPLTRRTPLEFSRLRPGHALFRHAVARLAVQPPELWARRSLFRQQGRSLLVTEVFLPDVLRLRP, via the coding sequence ATGGAAGCCGCTCCCCGTTCGATTTGCTGGCGAAGCAGGCTCGAAGGTTGCCCGGATGGTTACCGAAGATGGCTCCTGAATCGCGGGTCGCTCACCGCGCGCATCCGCCGCGCATGCCCGGCGTTCAGCGTCCAGCACGTGGCCCAGGGACTTGCGCAGCCGTTCCCCGACGAGCGGGAGCGTCTGGGATTGCGGCCTCGGGAGCTGGCGTTGGTGCGCGAGGTGTTTCTCTGCTGCGGCGATGTGCCCGTGGTGTTCGCGCATTCGGTGGTGGCGCGTCGGGACCTGAACGGACCGTGGCGCTGGCTATCCCGCCTCGGCGCGCGGCCCTTGGGAGAAGCGCTGTTCACCGATCCGCTCACGCGCCGCACGCCCCTGGAGTTTAGCCGGCTGCGGCCCGGCCATGCGCTGTTTCGCCATGCGGTGGCGCGCCTGGCCGTGCAGCCGCCGGAACTGTGGGCCCGGCGATCCCTGTTTCGGCAACAGGGGCGGTCGTTGCTGGTGACCGAAGTGTTCCTGCCCGACGTGTTGAGGCTGCGGCCATGA
- the ubiA gene encoding 4-hydroxybenzoate octaprenyltransferase has product MSFADRLDAYVRLIRLDRPIGILLLLWPTLWALWLSSGGRPDWTVVAIFVAGTVLMRSAGCAMNDFADRDIDPFVERTRHRPLATGRIAPVEALLIAAALALIAFLLVLQLNRLTVLLAVVAALLAATYPFTKRFLPFPQAYLGVAFGFGIPMAYAAHTDSVPLTAWVLLAANVFWSIAYDTEYAMVDRPDDLKLGIKTSAITLGRYDVAGVMVAHGAFLAILAAVGVALRLAFPYFLGLAVAACLAGYQYTLIRDRDRERCFRAFLHNNWVGAAIYAGIVASYWVNAGSPAPGA; this is encoded by the coding sequence ATGAGCTTTGCCGACCGTCTCGATGCCTACGTCCGGCTGATCCGGCTCGACCGTCCCATCGGCATCCTGCTGCTGCTGTGGCCTACCCTGTGGGCGCTGTGGCTTTCCAGCGGCGGCCGTCCCGACTGGACGGTGGTGGCCATCTTCGTCGCAGGAACGGTCCTCATGCGCTCCGCTGGCTGTGCGATGAACGACTTCGCCGACCGGGACATCGATCCCTTTGTCGAGCGCACGCGCCACCGGCCGCTCGCCACCGGGCGCATTGCGCCGGTGGAAGCGCTGCTGATTGCAGCGGCGCTTGCGCTCATCGCGTTCCTGCTGGTGTTGCAGCTCAACCGCCTTACAGTGCTGCTTGCCGTCGTGGCGGCGCTGCTCGCCGCCACCTATCCCTTCACCAAACGCTTCTTGCCTTTTCCCCAGGCGTATCTTGGTGTCGCCTTCGGCTTCGGCATCCCCATGGCCTACGCGGCCCACACGGACAGCGTCCCGCTCACCGCATGGGTGCTGCTTGCCGCCAACGTGTTTTGGTCCATCGCCTACGACACCGAGTACGCCATGGTGGACCGGCCGGATGATCTCAAGCTCGGCATCAAGACCTCCGCCATCACGCTGGGGCGTTACGACGTGGCCGGCGTGATGGTGGCCCATGGCGCGTTTCTGGCGATCCTCGCGGCGGTAGGCGTCGCCCTCAGGCTCGCGTTCCCGTATTTCCTCGGGCTGGCGGTGGCAGCCTGCCTGGCGGGCTACCAGTACACGCTGATCCGGGACCGGGACCGGGAACGCTGCTTCCGGGCGTTCCTGCACAACAACTGGGTGGGCGCTGCGATTTACGCTGGCATCGTGGCGAGCTACTGGGTCAACGCCGGCAGCCCGGCACCGGGGGCTTGA
- the ubiD gene encoding 4-hydroxy-3-polyprenylbenzoate decarboxylase has translation MRYRDLRDFLSQLERLGELKRVTVEVDPRLEITEICDRVLKAEGPALLFEKPKGHTIPVLANLFGTPRRVALGMGQESVEALREVGKLLASLKEPEPPQGFRDALERLPMLKQAFAMAPKEVSSAPCQEVVWEGNDVDLSRLPVQTCWPADAGPLITWGLTVTRGPYKKRQNLGIYRQQVIGRNRVIMRWLAHRGGALDFRDHCEAHPGEPFPVAVALGADPATLLGAVTPVPDTLSEYQFAGLLRGGRTEIVKCLGCDLSVPASAEIVLEGVIHPGETALEGPFGDHTGYYNEQERFPVFTIERITMRRDPIYHSTYTGKPPDEPAILGVALNEVFVPILTRQFPEIVDFYLPPEGCSYRLAVVSMKKQYPGHAKRIMFGVWSFLRQFMYTKFIVVTDDDVDVRNWKEVIWALTTRVDPARDTVIVENTPIDYLDFASPVSGLGSKMGIDATNKWPGETTRIWGRPIVMDPEVKKRVDALWDSLGLG, from the coding sequence ATGCGCTACCGGGACCTGCGCGACTTCCTTTCCCAGCTCGAGCGATTGGGCGAGCTCAAACGCGTCACCGTCGAAGTGGACCCGCGGCTTGAGATCACCGAGATCTGCGACCGGGTGCTGAAGGCGGAGGGACCGGCCCTTTTGTTCGAGAAGCCGAAAGGGCACACGATCCCGGTGCTCGCCAACCTCTTCGGCACGCCGAGGCGGGTCGCCCTGGGGATGGGCCAGGAATCGGTGGAGGCCTTGCGGGAGGTGGGCAAGCTCCTCGCCTCCCTCAAGGAGCCGGAGCCGCCCCAGGGCTTCCGGGACGCCCTGGAGAGACTCCCCATGCTCAAGCAGGCGTTCGCCATGGCGCCCAAGGAAGTGTCCTCGGCGCCGTGTCAGGAGGTGGTCTGGGAGGGGAACGACGTGGACCTGTCGCGGCTCCCCGTGCAGACGTGCTGGCCTGCAGATGCGGGGCCCCTCATCACCTGGGGCCTCACGGTGACCCGGGGGCCTTACAAGAAGCGCCAGAATCTGGGGATCTATCGCCAGCAGGTGATCGGCCGCAATCGGGTGATCATGCGCTGGCTGGCCCACCGGGGCGGAGCGCTGGACTTCCGCGACCACTGCGAAGCTCATCCCGGCGAACCGTTTCCCGTGGCGGTGGCCTTGGGCGCCGATCCGGCCACCCTCCTCGGCGCGGTGACGCCGGTGCCGGACACGCTGTCCGAGTACCAGTTCGCGGGGCTGCTGCGCGGCGGCCGCACCGAGATCGTGAAGTGCTTGGGCTGCGATCTCTCGGTGCCCGCCTCCGCCGAGATCGTGCTGGAAGGGGTGATCCACCCCGGCGAGACGGCCCTGGAGGGGCCCTTTGGCGACCATACGGGCTACTACAACGAGCAGGAGCGTTTCCCCGTGTTCACCATCGAGCGCATCACGATGCGCCGCGATCCGATCTACCATTCCACCTATACGGGCAAGCCGCCGGATGAGCCCGCGATCCTGGGGGTGGCGTTGAACGAGGTGTTCGTGCCCATCCTCACGCGCCAGTTTCCCGAGATCGTGGACTTCTATCTCCCGCCCGAGGGCTGCTCCTATCGCCTGGCGGTGGTGTCGATGAAGAAGCAGTACCCGGGCCACGCCAAACGAATCATGTTCGGCGTCTGGAGCTTCCTGCGCCAGTTCATGTACACCAAGTTCATCGTGGTGACCGACGACGACGTGGACGTGCGCAACTGGAAGGAGGTGATCTGGGCCCTCACCACCCGGGTCGATCCGGCCCGCGACACGGTCATCGTGGAGAACACCCCCATCGACTACCTGGACTTCGCCAGCCCCGTGTCGGGCCTGGGCAGCAAGATGGGGATCGACGCGACGAACAAGTGGCCCGGAGAAACCACCCGCATCTGGGGCAGACCCATCGTCATGGACCCGGAGGTGAAAAAGCGGGTGGACGCGCTGTGGGATTCCCTGGGCCTTGGTTGA
- the dacB gene encoding D-alanyl-D-alanine carboxypeptidase/D-alanyl-D-alanine endopeptidase — protein sequence MRLSFSDPPASASIALRRHWCLTAKLWRMLVCGLLVTLAVTPPASASHLPPPIQQALATAGIPEESIALFVQPVNSPAPLLAWNAEAPMNPASTMKLVTTLAALELLGPAYTWKTEVYAGGPVADDVLHGALVIKGYGDPKFTLERLWLLLREVRARGVRIIQGDLVLDRTYFAVPPLDPGAFDGEPYRPYNAGPDALLFNFNAVRVSFVPEPASGRVRVYAEPRPAGLEIENRLRSGPGPCHDWEPRFHATVASDWQRARIVFDGRYPEGCGEKSESFSVLANSQLFGDVFRQLWAELGGRLEGGVREGQVPDEAQLIVASKSPPLAEIVRDINKFSNNVMARQLFLTLGAHGFGPPATPETAARAIKAWLWQNRLDFPELVLENGAGLSRIERVSARHLGELLTRAWNSPTMPEFVASLPLAGVDGTLKKYMRANSAHGQAHLKTGYLEGVRAIAGYVRDSTGQRHVVVCFINHPNAGRARPVMEAVVQWVHEGGHRCCAD from the coding sequence ATGCGGCTGAGCTTTTCCGATCCCCCTGCCTCGGCTTCGATCGCCTTGCGGCGCCATTGGTGCCTCACCGCCAAGCTTTGGCGGATGCTCGTCTGCGGGCTTCTTGTGACGCTCGCCGTCACCCCGCCGGCAAGCGCCTCGCACCTGCCGCCCCCGATCCAGCAGGCGCTCGCAACCGCCGGCATCCCGGAGGAAAGCATCGCCCTGTTCGTCCAGCCGGTGAACAGCCCCGCGCCGCTCCTTGCCTGGAACGCGGAGGCGCCGATGAACCCGGCCTCCACCATGAAGCTCGTCACCACCCTCGCTGCCCTGGAGCTCCTCGGCCCGGCCTACACCTGGAAGACCGAAGTGTACGCCGGCGGCCCGGTGGCAGACGACGTGCTCCATGGCGCCCTGGTGATCAAGGGCTACGGGGACCCCAAGTTCACCTTGGAGCGGCTGTGGCTGCTCCTGCGGGAAGTGCGGGCCCGGGGCGTCCGAATCATCCAGGGCGACCTGGTGCTGGACCGTACCTATTTCGCCGTGCCTCCCCTCGATCCCGGCGCGTTCGACGGCGAGCCTTACCGCCCGTACAACGCGGGGCCCGACGCACTGCTCTTCAACTTCAACGCCGTGCGGGTGAGCTTCGTGCCCGAACCGGCGAGCGGCCGGGTACGGGTGTACGCCGAGCCCCGCCCGGCCGGGCTCGAGATCGAAAACCGGCTGAGGTCCGGCCCCGGCCCGTGCCACGACTGGGAGCCCCGCTTCCACGCCACCGTTGCCAGCGACTGGCAGCGGGCGCGGATCGTGTTCGACGGCCGCTACCCGGAGGGCTGCGGCGAGAAGTCAGAAAGCTTTTCCGTGCTCGCGAATTCGCAGCTCTTCGGCGACGTGTTCCGACAGCTTTGGGCCGAGCTGGGGGGACGGCTGGAGGGGGGGGTGCGCGAGGGCCAGGTACCCGACGAGGCGCAGCTCATCGTCGCCAGCAAGTCCCCGCCCCTGGCGGAGATCGTGCGCGACATCAACAAGTTCAGCAACAATGTGATGGCGCGCCAGCTCTTTCTCACTTTGGGCGCCCACGGCTTTGGTCCGCCGGCCACGCCCGAGACCGCCGCGCGCGCCATCAAAGCGTGGCTGTGGCAGAACCGGCTGGACTTTCCCGAGTTGGTCCTAGAAAACGGAGCGGGGCTCTCCCGCATCGAGCGCGTGAGCGCCCGCCACCTGGGCGAGCTGCTTACCCGCGCCTGGAACTCGCCCACCATGCCGGAGTTCGTGGCGTCGCTGCCGCTGGCCGGCGTCGACGGCACGCTCAAGAAATACATGCGCGCCAATAGCGCCCACGGCCAGGCCCATCTCAAGACGGGTTACCTGGAAGGGGTGCGCGCGATCGCGGGCTACGTGCGGGACAGCACCGGGCAGCGCCACGTGGTGGTGTGCTTCATCAACCATCCCAACGCGGGCCGTGCCCGGCCAGTCATGGAAGCGGTGGTCCAGTGGGTGCACGAAGGCGGCCACCGTTGTTGCGCAGATTGA
- a CDS encoding adenosylmethionine--8-amino-7-oxononanoate transaminase, with product MKIKPTLSAPRKSPAPSFGSEAERLLRRSLTAVWHPCTQMKHHEWLPVVPVARGKGVWLYDMDGRRYLDAISSWWVNLFGHSHPKINAAIAEQLERLEHVILAGFTHAPAVELAERLSTLAPGHLGHCFFASDGSSAVEIALKMSFHCWKNRGQPGKNGFVTLANSYHGETLGALSVGDVALYKETYQPLLRPCGIVPSPDGRLAEPGESAEAYALRAADALERHLERHHREIAALIVEPLVQCAGGMAMYHPAYLARARALCDRYQVHLIADEIAVGFGRTGTLFACEQASIVPDFLCLSKGLTGGYLPLSVVLTREEIYQAFYADDVRAGFLHSHSYSGNPLACRAALATLELFEQDNVLQTNHDKKRYMNEAAAPLKAHPRVRNFRNTGMIWAFDVEGVSPHFPRELFREALARGLLLRPLGATVYFMPPYVIEPEEMTFLVEGTLKSLDAVCG from the coding sequence ATGAAAATTAAACCTACGCTCTCCGCACCTCGCAAGAGTCCAGCCCCCTCCTTTGGCAGCGAAGCCGAGCGGCTGCTGCGAAGGAGCCTCACCGCCGTGTGGCATCCGTGTACCCAGATGAAACACCACGAATGGCTTCCCGTGGTGCCGGTGGCCCGCGGCAAGGGGGTGTGGCTCTACGACATGGACGGCCGCCGCTACCTGGATGCCATCAGCTCCTGGTGGGTGAACCTGTTCGGCCACAGCCACCCGAAGATCAATGCCGCCATCGCCGAGCAGCTGGAGCGGCTCGAGCACGTGATCCTCGCCGGTTTCACCCACGCGCCGGCAGTGGAGCTGGCCGAGCGGCTGAGCACGCTCGCGCCTGGCCATCTTGGCCATTGCTTTTTCGCCTCCGACGGCTCGTCGGCGGTGGAAATCGCGCTCAAAATGAGCTTCCACTGCTGGAAGAATAGGGGCCAGCCCGGAAAGAACGGTTTCGTCACCCTGGCCAACAGCTACCATGGGGAAACGCTGGGCGCGCTTTCCGTGGGCGACGTGGCCCTCTACAAGGAGACCTACCAGCCCCTGCTGCGTCCATGCGGCATCGTGCCCTCGCCTGACGGGCGGCTGGCGGAGCCGGGAGAAAGCGCGGAAGCCTACGCCTTGCGGGCGGCGGACGCCTTGGAACGGCACCTGGAGCGGCACCACAGGGAAATCGCGGCGCTCATCGTCGAGCCGCTCGTGCAGTGCGCCGGGGGCATGGCGATGTACCATCCGGCGTATCTTGCCCGGGCGCGGGCGCTGTGCGACCGCTACCAGGTGCACCTCATCGCCGACGAGATCGCGGTCGGCTTCGGCCGCACCGGCACTCTGTTTGCCTGCGAGCAGGCAAGTATCGTCCCCGACTTCCTGTGCCTCTCGAAGGGATTGACCGGCGGCTACCTGCCCTTGTCGGTGGTCCTCACCCGGGAGGAGATCTACCAAGCCTTCTATGCCGATGACGTGCGCGCTGGCTTCCTGCACTCCCATTCCTACAGCGGCAATCCCCTCGCCTGCCGGGCGGCGCTCGCCACCCTGGAGCTCTTCGAGCAAGACAATGTCCTACAGACGAACCACGACAAGAAACGCTACATGAACGAGGCGGCTGCGCCGCTCAAGGCTCATCCGCGAGTGCGCAACTTCCGCAACACGGGGATGATCTGGGCTTTTGACGTGGAAGGCGTCAGTCCCCATTTCCCCCGCGAGCTCTTCCGCGAGGCGCTCGCCCGCGGGCTACTGCTGCGGCCTCTGGGAGCCACGGTGTACTTTATGCCGCCGTACGTGATTGAACCGGAAGAGATGACTTTCTTGGTGGAAGGCACGCTCAAGAGCTTGGACGCGGTATGCGGCTGA